The following DNA comes from Kluyveromyces lactis strain NRRL Y-1140 chromosome E complete sequence.
GGGTTCGCACAATCATTGAGTACCTGCAATAAATTTTCATTTAAAGGatctttattctttgatagCCAATCAGTAACGTTGTATTCAACATCACCTGCATAATGCTTTAGTATAAAGCAGTTATCCAGCTTAGACCTTTTGAATTTAGTGGATTTATTATCCCAAGATGAAAGTAATTTCGAATAAAAAGAGGCATCTGAAGATTTTGGTAAGAtcgattcttcttctaaaaTCGGTAGTATACCTGGAATGCTGCTGTTTTTCTGTTCAATTAAATCAATTGTGGTTTGTAAGTCTTTGCCATAATCGATGAAATTCCATTGGATGTCTTCCTTTTGATATTCATTTTGTTCCAATACAAACATATGATGATTGAAAAACTGTTGTAATTTCTCATTTGTGTAATTGATACATAGTTGTTCGAAAGAattatctttgaaaatttcGAACCCAGCGATATCCAATAATCCAATAAAATATTCAGTCATCGATCCATGCTCTAAACTCTTGTTAATTTGATTTACAATATATTCGAAAAGCTTCTCATATAATGATCGGGATAAAGAGTTAAGAATTGACCTTGCCTGTGAGGCATTTTTGGCTTGTGATACCCATTCTTTACCAGCCTTTGATTTAGGTTTTAGAACAGCTGACTTGAAATCGTCTTCCTGAACTCCTAGAAGTTTACACAAGGgtttgatatcatttttaaTGCTGGCTTGTTCTGACCTCTCTGATACAAACTCAACGTTACCGATGTGCAATATGATAGAAATACATTTGAGAATGGATTGAATGTCATCCTTCGTAAATCCAACAGTTTCAAACGCGGATACAAGTTCCTGATAATTTTGACCATCGTCAATACCTGGAATTGATGGGTTGGAATGTCGTAGATACTGGTAATCAACGATGGAATTCGATTCTAATCCAATAGCCCGTAACTCTTGCTTCGACATGCCAGAtaatatttgataaaaaatATGGTAGTTTCTTTCCCTGGCATGAGCTTGTATAACTCTTGATTTCTCCAATAGATACCATTCGATATGTGCTCCATTGATCTTACCATATTCGTCGAAATCGATCTTAATGAATTTACCAAAACGTGAGGAATTGTTATTGCGCACCGTTTGGGCGTTACCGAAGGATTCTAAAATTGGGTTTGATTGTAAGATTTTCCTTTCAAACGATTCGTTCGTCTGATTTAATAAAATCTTATCATCCGTCGTAATGGATGCCAAATATTGTaagattttttttgtattctCTGTTTTACCAGCACCTGACTCACCGGTAACCAAGATCGATTGATCCTGCTTTTGATGCAAAAGATTCTGGTAAGCCTGTTCAGCGACAGCGAAGATATGCGGTTTATTATCCTCCTTCGGAGATCCATGGTATAATTTGATATAGCTGTTACTATATATCTTGATATTACTGTATGGGTTAATGGCCACTAAAAATAATCCTGAATAAGTGtaaatcaaatcatcttGGTACCTGTTCTgtaaattgaaaagaacagaagCTTCATTAAGATGCGTCAATTCAGACAAGTCGTCCACTTTATCAAAGGTAGAAGGATTCACCGAGGCTACATCGTCTTCGGAAAACTCTGTTTCCTTACCATTCACACTAACCACAGCAACCGCTTGTTCCTGGCCTTGCTTATTCTTAACCACTTTCCGCTCTACCAATTGACCTTGAACAAAAACCTCTCGTTCATCAGATACCCATACTTTTTCCCTCTGTTGACTCATGTTTTCCTAACAGCCTCGTACCCAAATTGAGTTTACCTGTAATTTGGTCAATGAGGCTACGTTATTGGAACCAGAAGTCAATATCAATGctcttcaattgaatttattcatGCAATTGAGACCGCTAGTGTTTGTTATTGATTCCAGTTGTTCTTGATgtttatgttttttttttgtttacaaAACAATTAGAGATCAGAAAAGGGAATTGATACGTAAAGTAATTTGAGGTCACGTGGATTTTGTTTCATGAAGCCCATACACATGCTAAAAAGCTTATATGTGTAGTTGAACAGTATATACGTTGCTGTTTTTCATGCTTTTAGGTACTGGCCCTTGTTAATCCTGGGACAATGAATATAGTAGATGTGGCACGTCTGTGGCACGTCTGGGTCACTTAGTTATTCACTTTCCCGgtgtatttttcaacacCCATAATACGAATTAGGTTAAAATAGGTGAAAAATGTCAACTACTGAGAATTTATTCCTAGTCGTTATTGCACCTAGCCGTTCGAAAATAAGGTGTAGTCATCAATATAGTTTGTTGTTCGTTAGCATCATTGTATGTTTTTAGTGTTGTTGTGTGTTTCGCTTAGAGTTCCGTGTAGACGCAGGATTTTTCAGTTCTAAACGTCAATCAAGTATATGCTGGACATATATAAGATTGAAACTAGCTTGTGACAGTTAAAACGGTTCAACCTTTCAAGATGATGTTCGAAAGTACTGGTAACGATCGTGTTTCCTATGCGCACTTGAGCAGACGTGATATTATGGCACGTTATTTCAATCTTTCTGCACCAGTCGGCCATGCAGGTGTGCCGCTTCCGAAGCATGTGATTGCAAAACACGACGACAGCAATGTTGCAGATGATAATTACACCTCTGCTGTTAATAATACCACAAAgaatgatgaatttattctTAGTGAaaagatattgaatttaCCCATTGAAATTAAGGTTAAAATTACCAATAATTTGAGCCAATATGACTTGGTGAATTTAGCATCGGTATCGAAATCTTTTTATGACGCGGCgatgttttctttgtacGAAAATATCGTGGTAGATACGTCATACTCTATATTGAACGATTCGTTGAGAACGGACAAGAATCAACGATGTACTTATATCAAGACGAAGTACAATTTAAAGAAGTTTATGAAATCGTTATCACAGGATGAAATACAAACTGCGTTCCCCTTAGGGATATTGGTAAAAAGTCTCAAAATATATTCTTTGCCCGATGGGGTCTCGAATATGGAAATTGTGAATTTCGTTCATAGATCCATCAATTCGTTGACGAGACTATCATGTTTGTATTGGGAAAGCGGGTCACGGAAATTGCCCTTGGACACATTACAATATTTACCCaataaaaaagaacttACCTCGTTAGCGATAAATCTTGATTTATCGAAATGTACCGAGGCAGATATACACTTCCCGCAACTTGAGCGGCTCTCAGTGGTTCCATTCAATAATTCGGATACGTTGTGCAAATTTATGCAGCAGATTTCGATAGAGACCATTGCAGATCGGATAAAAGTGTTACAATTGAAAAGACAATTACCTTCAATGAAACAGATAACAAGaaataatttgaatttgggTCAATCACTTATAGTAACGAAATACATGGTAGAAAATAACCTGGCAAGACCAGACTCTGTGGAAACTGATAAGAGTATAAATCAAAGTATGATAGACTTCCAGTTTTGGAGTTTCTTAGACCCTATCTTAGCATCAGCGACTAATACTACGAGTACAGCCACTGCCAACGCACCTTTCAGGCAGTTGAAGGTCTTGGATATCGATAGCGTCAATTTACTTGCCAGTGATGCTGGGAAGGTCGTCCGTGCTTTCAACTTGGAAACTTTGAGCACTCTTTCCCTTAACAACGTCAGCGAAATCCAATGGTTACCTGAAATAGACTTTCAACTAACTGATTTTACAAGTGCAGCGGTCGAACATTTTCATGAAGGTTTACTTCTCACCATTGCGCCACATTTGAAACAGTTGAAAAGCTTACGGTTATGCTACCAAGAGGCGAACCGTGACTCCATCCCGCATTTCTTGAACCTTCTTGCCAAAAACGGTGTGTTTTTGGAGCAAATTGATATAAAGATAACTTGGGATGACTCAAAACTAGTCACCGTTCTTAGTTGGGAGCAATTGATGCAGAGCTGCACGAAATCTATATGCAAACACAAATCCAAACTAAAGAAACTTTCACTTGTCACTCAGGAATCGTTACGGTACTGTGAAGTTCCTAAAGAGATACCTATCGACTCTGTATTAAGACTCACTGAATGCAAAAATTTAGAAAGTTTACGAATCAATGGAGACTCTTTGCAGCCCACTGGGATACATATACTACATCGATTCCCCAAGCTCAGATTCTTATCCTTACGCGGTAAACGATCCGGAGGACCACCGCATATGGGTCTTCAAATGGCTCATAACGGAATTATGGACGATTGGTACCGTGTAATGCATGTTGCCATTACACTGGCTCAGGCGAACAAACAACTACAGTTCGTTAAAATAGACAAGTGTTTATTCGAGTGTGGGAAGAGTGGAAATGCCATCCCACGTCCAGATGTGTTAAACAACTGGTTTTCAAAGCAAACCAGAGTACTAGTCACTGAAGATGAGTTCTGACTTGATCACTCGAtaaataagaagaagagaaagagatcATACGAGAATTGAACTggaaacttttttttcttacttTGTATTGCCTATCCGTGGTACTAAAATAGGAAACTAATTTGTCCCATCTTTCCTCATTTATTGTTCCGGATCGGGtaacaaaaagaaactaaGAGAAGAACTAGGaacagaaaagaagagaCGTGCtggaaaataaaagaaacgaaaagaCACAAGCGACACAAAAATGCAACTTTTTCAAAACAAATTGCTGCAAAATGTCCCTGAAATTTTCCACAGAATATACGCACGAATCTGCAGATCTtacctttctttttctcgTTCTACGGCATTCTTGCTATGTAATGCAAGTGTCTCGAGCGACATTTTTCCGTTTTatagttttatttttagGTAACGCCTCATCCAGAACCAAAAGCTGAGCAAAGAACACTATGAGAGCAGTTTATTTTTTGCCAAGTGAAGTCAACAAGGAGAGAGGGGTATCTTTAAGCAAGGCAAGCCCTTCTAAGCTGTGATTCACAGCCCTTTCATTATTTGCTCAAAAAACCGTACTCCTACCTAATCTCCGACCATAACCTTTCTGTTACATTGCTGATAATGATTAGCATTATCCGGTGAGGGTACGGATTCTGCCGTGGGTGTTTCGATTCATTCTGTATTTAAGTTTTTCCAGGCTTTATCTAATACTTTCCTTGTTATTGCCTTTGTCACTAACAGAATTAAGCAATTTTGTTCTAGGAACGATTAGAACTTCAACTTTATCTTTAAGTGTTAACTCTAGAAGCATTAGAACcagaataaaaagaaaaaatgtgAGACGGTTCCAGAGTCACAAAATACAGGGGGAAAAAACCGCAGACTAGTCATCTTGCAATGCGCGGTGTAATTCTTGGATAGATTAGATAATTTAGTCTTGTGGTTCTTAGATAATCCGCGAAATTGTATTTTAACTCCGTAAGTGACaatgtatttcttttcgaacAATAAGTTACCCAATCCCTCGGTCTTTTGCCAACCACCACCGGCACCTGCTTCTTCTAAATGTGCAATCTCATATTCTCCTTTTGATGTCTGTGTTTGGGGTTTTCGTCCTGATGATTTCTATTTGTAATGGTACCAGAATTGGCATACATACCCTTGTAGTAGTAGtatgatttcttttgaagaaatttctgCATGTTGCTCTTTCTA
Coding sequences within:
- a CDS encoding F-box protein (conserved hypothetical protein); the encoded protein is MMFESTGNDRVSYAHLSRRDIMARYFNLSAPVGHAGVPLPKHVIAKHDDSNVADDNYTSAVNNTTKNDEFILSEKILNLPIEIKVKITNNLSQYDLVNLASVSKSFYDAAMFSLYENIVVDTSYSILNDSLRTDKNQRCTYIKTKYNLKKFMKSLSQDEIQTAFPLGILVKSLKIYSLPDGVSNMEIVNFVHRSINSLTRLSCLYWESGSRKLPLDTLQYLPNKKELTSLAINLDLSKCTEADIHFPQLERLSVVPFNNSDTLCKFMQQISIETIADRIKVLQLKRQLPSMKQITRNNLNLGQSLIVTKYMVENNLARPDSVETDKSINQSMIDFQFWSFLDPILASATNTTSTATANAPFRQLKVLDIDSVNLLASDAGKVVRAFNLETLSTLSLNNVSEIQWLPEIDFQLTDFTSAAVEHFHEGLLLTIAPHLKQLKSLRLCYQEANRDSIPHFLNLLAKNGVFLEQIDIKITWDDSKLVTVLSWEQLMQSCTKSICKHKSKLKKLSLVTQESLRYCEVPKEIPIDSVLRLTECKNLESLRINGDSLQPTGIHILHRFPKLRFLSLRGKRSGGPPHMGLQMAHNGIMDDWYRVMHVAITLAQANKQLQFVKIDKCLFECGKSGNAIPRPDVLNNWFSKQTRVLVTEDEF